The following coding sequences lie in one Brachionichthys hirsutus isolate HB-005 chromosome 15, CSIRO-AGI_Bhir_v1, whole genome shotgun sequence genomic window:
- the LOC137904551 gene encoding transcription factor HES-1-B-like, which translates to MPAGTSDRTSPPAAASTPSEKPRSLSETRKSSKPIMEKRRRARINESLGHLKTLIMDALKKDSSRHSKLEKADILEMTVKHLRSLQRLQTTAAVNADPSILGKYRAGFGECVGEVTRFLSTCEGVTADVRARLLSHLAACATRINSFAPQMAPLGLPQAGTRIPAAPQMPCESAAAAMHASSPDAMTLYGGFQVMPTADGQFAFLVPSAALLPPTVQTGHPTSPAAPPVTSDSVWRPW; encoded by the exons ATGCCAGCCGGTACTTCCGACAGAACGTCTCCACCCGCTGCGGCTTCCACACCGTCGGAAAAGCCCCGCTCTCTGTCGGAGACCAGAAAG TCTTCCAAGCCAATCATGGAGAAGCGGAGACGTGCTCGCATCAACGAGAGCCTGggccacctgaagaccctcatcATGGACGCGCTCAAGAAAGAT AGCTCCAGGCACTCGAAGCTGGAGAAGGCGGACATCCTGGAGATGACCGTGAAGCACCTCCGGAGCCTGCAGCGCCTTCAGACGACTG CTGCTGTGAACGccgatccatccatcctgggTAAATACCGAGCCGGGTTCGGCGAGTGCGTTGGCGAGGTCACCCGTTTCCTGTCCACGTGTGAAGGCGTGACCGCCGACGTGAGGGCCCGCCTCCTCAGTCACCTGGCGGCCTGTGCGACCCGGATCAACTCCTTCGCACCTCAGATGGCTCCGCTGGGACTTCCACAGGCCGGTACTCGGATCCCAGCCGCGCCTCAGATGCCTTGCgagagcgccgccgccgcgatGCACGCCTCCTCCCCAGACGCGATGACGCTGTACGGCGGCTTCCAGGTCATGCCGACGGCGGATGGACAGTTTGCGTTTCTTGTTCCAAGTGCAGCTTTGTTGCCGCCGACGGTGCAAACCGGCCATCCCACGTCCCCGGCTGCCCCCCCGGTCACCTCAGACTCCGTGTGGAGGCCGTGGTAG
- the zgc:153913 gene encoding carboxypeptidase N subunit 2, translating to MDKESGLIFLLVLLLCDESCADQTSCPDKCQCFTPDQVLCTEGGMPYLPRNVSRKVKEFIIMSSDLQYLFSHTLVQSPHLTKLIFINNALRSVHSQAFEHLAELQELEISGNPRLEDLFKGTFAKQGNLTKLLLNFNSVTTVQPGTFDPLKRLETLQVKGNAISQLTTFLFLHLERLRVLDLSQNKIKGVERETFSGLERLEILKISYNLISNLTSDAFRDIPQLEELHLESNQMSELTGGVFGALTRLRVVNLRGNLLTAFSGKAFGCQASDLQELNLKGNRLTKLSSLTNLTSLSSLILASNRLSALPEDIFRNNTLLEYLDLSGNQLAALPGTIFHGLRGIKSIYLNENNLSELDANLFADQELMQQLHLSDNKLETLPRGLLDPFVIQHTVRLHGNPWKCDCRMSHLHDWVLRNSPDIEMLDRMLCDSPAFLKRRPVASIGGEQLVCRRPADETLDLNRCSQEAHNGAVIIKCKVDKCSPLTVKVQFLEDGGGVNEHALKSQPENSHCSNETLRESSANAWNK from the exons ATGGACAAAGAATCAGGCCTGATTTTTCTCCTGGTGCTGCTTCTCTGCGATGAAAGCTGCGCAGACCAAACCTCTTGTCCGGACAAGTGCCAGTGCTTCACTCCGGATCAAGTGCTGTGCACCGAGGGAGGGATGCCCTATTTGCCCCGGAACGTATCCAGAAAGGTGAAGGAGTTTATTATCATGTCATCAGACCTGCAGTACCTCTTCTCCCACACTTTAGTGCAGAGCCCCCATCTCACTAAGCTCATCTTCATAAATAACGCCCTGCGCAGCGTTCACTCGCAGGCCTTTGAGCATCTggcggagctgcaggagctggagatcAGCGGGAACCCCCGGCTGGAGGATTTATTTAAAGGGACTTTTGCCAAGCAGGGCAACTTGACTAAACTGCTCCTAAACTTTAACAGCGTCACTACGGTGCAACCCGGCACCTTCGACCCCCTCAAACGGCTAGAAACTCTGCAGGTGAAGGGCAACGCCATATCGCAGCTGActacttttcttttcctccaccTTGAACGTCTGCGTGTTCTGGATCTATCCCAAAATAAGATCAAAGGGGTTGAGAGGGAAACCTTCTCCGGTTTGGAAAGACTGGAGATCCTGAAAATCAGCTACAACCTCATCAGCAATCTTACATCCGACGCTTTCCGCGACATtcctcagctggaggagcttcACCTGGAAAGTAATCAGATGTCGGAGCTGACTGGCGGCGTCTTCGGCGCGCTAACCAGACTGAGAGTGGTGAACCTCAGGGGGAATCTTCTCACGGCCTTCAGCGGTAAAGCCTTTGGATGCCAGGCCTCCGATTTGCAGGAGCTGAATCTCAAAGGCAACAGACTGACCAAGCTGTCGTCTCTTACAAACCTCACGTCGCTCTCCAGCCTCATCTTGGCCTCCAACCGGCTCTCGGCCCTTCCCGAGGACATTTTTAGAAATAACACACTCTTGGAATATCTGGACCTGTCAGGAAACCAGCTCGCCGCCCTGCCTGGAACAATCTTCCACGGCCTGCGTGGCATTAAATCCATCTACCTGAACGAGAACAACCTGAGCGAATTGGACGCCAACCTCTTTGCGGACCAGGAACTCatgcagcagctccacctcTCCGACAACAAGCTGGAGACTCTCCCACGGGGCCTCCTGGACCCCTTTGTCATCCAACACACGGTGAGGCTGCACGGAAACCCGTGGAAATGCGACTGCCGCATGTCGCACCTGCACGACTGGGTGCTGAGAAACAGCCCGGACATAGAGATGCTGGACAGGATGCTCTGCGACAGTCCCGCCTTCTTGAAGAGGAGGCCGGTCGCCTCCATCGGCGGGGAGCAGCTGGTGTGTCGGCGGCCTGCAGACGAGACGCTTGATCTCAACCGTTGCAGCCAGGAAGCTCACAACGGCGCCGTGATTATCAAGTGCAAAGTGGATAAGTGTTCTCCGCTGACGGTGAAGGTGCAGTTCCtggaggacggcggcggcgttAATGAGCACGCTTTGAAAAGCCAGCCTGAGAATTCTCATTGCAGCAACGAGACG ctgcgtGAGTCATCTGCTAACGCgtggaataaataa
- the cldn1 gene encoding claudin-1, which produces MANAGFQLLGFALAFLGFIGSIASTVMVEWKASSYAGDNIITAQAMYEGLWRSCVSQSTGVIQCKVYDSLLQLPGIVQGTRGLMLLAVLLSFLAILVETVGMRCTTCMAGNPQQKDKVALAGGVVFIVAGLLALVGTSWYGNRIAKDFYDPFTPTNSRYEFGSALYVGWGAACLTIIGGSFFCCSCPNGGSGKSPRYPPSRTAGQPGKDYV; this is translated from the exons ATGGCCAACGCAGGTTTCCAGCTTCTCGGCTTCGCGCTGGCCTTTTTAGGCTTTATTGGCTCGATCGCATCCACGGTCATGGTGGAGTGGAAAGCTTCGTCCTACGCGGGGGACAATATAATCACAGCTCAGGCGATGTATGAAGGGCTGTGGAGGAGCTGTGTTTCACAGAGCACCGGAGTAATTCAGTGTAAAGTGTACGACTCGCTTCTCCAGCTACCAG GGATTGTTCAAGGCACACGAGGGCTGATGCTGCTCGCCGTCTTGCTGAGCTTCCTCGCCATCCTGGTGGAGACGGTGGGCATGAGGTGCACCACCTGCATGGCAGGCAACCCGCAGCAGAAGGACAAAGTGGCGCTGGCCGGGGGGGTCGTCTTCATTGTCGCCG GTTTGCTGGCTCTGGTGGGCACGTCTTGGTACGGCAACAGGATAGCGAAGGATTTCTACGACCCCTTCACTCCCACTAATTCCAG GTATGAATTTGGAAGCGCCCTATATGTCGGATGGGGGGCAGCTTGTCTCACCATCATTGGGGGGTcattcttctgctgcagctgccccAACGGGGGCTCAGGGAAATCTCCACGCTACCCGCCGTCCCGCACCGCGGGCCAGCCCGGCAAGGACTACGTGTAG
- the LOC137905080 gene encoding sodium- and chloride-dependent GABA transporter 3-like, whose protein sequence is MHRQRRKKDTPSGGPEDRGQWASKREYILVVAGNVIGLGNVWRFPYLCYKNGGGAFLVPYGLMAVFCGLPLFLLEIAVGQYTQQGFLTCWEQLCPLAKGIGFGQLTIVFLNSTYIMIEAWALFYLVFSFSSQLPWASCDNSWNTADCFDLHTFNASNVTSNQTKRASAAMEFWERRMLGMSAGIEELGGVRWELVLCLLASWVFCYFSVWKGVRSSGKVAYFTATFPYVMLLILLIRGLTLPGASDGIYYYLYPDLNQLANMEVWIEAGTQILFSYSLTGGILIVLGSYTDYNNNSYKDCFWLCLLNSGTSFLSGFVVFSVLGFMAHHYGVTVETVTLSGPGLAFIAYPQATALMPLPQFWAACFFLMLILLTVDTHFIAMESIFTSVADLFPKLFRVRVKHEIFVLVSCIAVFLLHLVLVTEGGIYVFQLIEFYGSTRVCQNFIAISECLTLGWIFGVDRLSDIVEDMTGHRPPLFFRLCWRFVVPALSAISFILYLVDYKHLTLNDYVYPDWAYALGWTITLFIVLMVPLWAAGQMCLTPGTIRQRLSLLCRPAEDPAWRRSRKGEEGATAGLTASAATS, encoded by the exons ATGCACAGACAAAGACGGAAGAAGGACACACCGAGCGGCGGTcctgaggacagaggacagtgggCCAGTAAAAGGGAATACATCCTGGTGGTTGCAGGAAACGTCATCGGACTGGGCAACGTTTGGAGGTTCCCTTACCTGTGCTACAAAAACGGCGGCG gGGCCTTTCTGGTGCCATATGGTCTGATGGCGGTGTTTTGTGGGCTCCCTCTGTTCCTGCTGGAGATCGCCGTCGGCCAGTACACCCAGCAAGGATTCCTCACCTGCTGGGAGCAGCTGTGTCCGCTGGCAAAGG GAATCGGATTTGGGCAGCTGACCATCGTGTTCCTGAACAGCACGTACATCATGATCGAAGCCTGGGCCCTCTTCTACCTGgtgttctccttcagctcccaGCTCCCCTGGGCCAGCTGTGACAACAGCTGGAATACAG CCGACTGCTTCGACCTTCACACGTTCAACGCGTCCAACGTGACGTCGAATCAGACCAAACGCGCTTCGGCAGCGATGGAGTTCTGGGA GCGGCGGATGCTGGGAATGTCTGCAGGCATTGAGGAGCTGGGCGGCGTGCGATGGGAGCTGGTCTTGTGCCTTCTGGCCAGTTGGGTCTTCTGCTACTTCAGCGTCTGGAAAGGTGTCAGATCCTCCGGAAAG GTAGCTTATTTCACAGCCACTTTCCCCTACGTGATGCTCCTGATCCTGCTCATTCGAGGCCTGACGCTCCCCGGAGCTTCAGATGGGATCTACTACTACCTCTATCCGGATCTGAACCAGCTGGCCAACATGGAG GTCTGGATAGAAGCTGGAACCCAGATCCTTTTCTCCTACAGCCTGACGGGGGGGATTCTAATAGTCCTGGGCAGTTACACCgactacaacaacaacagctacaA ggacTGCTTCTGGCTCTGCCTGCTGAACAGTGGGACCAGTTTTCTATCGGGATTTGTGGTCTTTTCTGTACTGGGATTCATGGCTCACCATTATGGTGTCACTGTGGAGACTGTGACTCTCTCTg GTCCCGGGCTGGCCTTCATCGCCTACCCTCAGGCCACAGCGTTGATGCCTTTGCCGCAATTCTGGGCCGCCTGTTTCTTCCTGATGCTGATTTTGCTAACCGTCGACACACAC tTCATAGCAATGGAGAGCATATTCACCTCGGTGGCCGACTTGTTCCCGAAGTTGTTCCGGGTGCGAGTGAAGCACGAGATCTTCGTCCTCGTCAGCTGCATCGCTGTCTTCCTCCTGCATCTCGTTTTGGTGACAGAG GGAGGAATCTACGTCTTCCAACTTATCGAATTCTACGGCTCCACCAGAGTCTGTCAGAATTTCATCGCTATTAGCGAATGCCTGACTCTGGGCTGGATCTTTG GTGTTGACCGTTTATCCGACATCGTCGAGGACATGACGGGACACAGGCCACCTCTTTTCTTCCGACTGTGCTGGAGATTCGTCGTTCCTGCGTTGTCCGCT ATTTCCTTCATCCTGTACCTGGTTGATTACAAACACCTCACTCTGAACGATTACGTCTACCCCGACTGGGCGTACGCGCTGGGATGGACGATCACACTCTTCATCGTCCTCATGGTGCCGCTCTGGGCAGCTGGACAGATGTGTTTGACTCCAGGAACCATCAGACAA CGTTTGTCCCTCCTTTGTCGTCCCGCCGAAGAtccagcctggaggaggagcaggaagggcGAGGAAGGTGCGACTGCTGGACTAACGGCGTCTGCAGCGACATCTTAA